CCGCGAACGGTGGCCATGCAACCGAAAGGTCCAGCCCGTCAGCAGGACGGCAAGACTTCTCGTTGAATGATAACCACCCGATCTACGGCACCGGCACTGCAACGCCCAATGGGGTAAAGGACCCGGCGCACGCTCAACAGTACGCCATAGATGTGAGAACGGCATTCAGCCACGCGATTCCAAGACAGTACATCATCAACAATCTCCAACAGGGTCAAGGAACGCCAGCCATCACTGAGTTCTGTACCTGCTTCGCCTTCGCTTACACGCCTGGCATAACGGTCGACACGTTCGACCTTTCGTTGTCGGCGCAGTTCTTGGCGGCGGCAGGATACAACAATGGTGCGACTAGTTCCGTCACGATTCCACCTCCAACAGCAGTCACATGCGGTTCCTCCCCCGGCAGCGGAGGTGGGGCGGTGACCGTACCTTCATTCATCTCTGGTAACTCCCTAACTTTGACTGGAACGTTCGGTGTCACTCAGGCAGTCGGCGGAAGCTATCCTGGGTGGTACGCAACGTTGCAGCAGAGCACAGACGGTGGAACAACTTGGCAACCAGTCCTGTTGACAGCAGCCACCAACGCAGGGTACTACACCTTCACATACACACCAACGGTCTCTGGCCAGGTATGGTACAGGGCCTTCTTCACGGGCATCCCAAGCAATAACGCCCTCGCGGGCACTGGCGCTACGAGCCCAGCCGCCGCAGAGGCATACACGGCTCCTCAGGCCCCCAGCAACGGGGAAGCACTACTCAACGTCACTGACACCAGGTACAGCGCGGTTACAGCCATTACTGTCGGGTCGCTATCGCAAGTGATTGCGTCGGCACTCAGCAGCTTGTCGGCAACTGACGCGGTCGCGGTATACAACGCGGCATGCGGAGTTGCGGCATCGACCACAAGTTCGATTAATGGTCTCGCCACGAGTACCAACAGCGCCATAACCGCACTTCAGACGAGTGCGGCATCCAAGACTGACCTTCAGGCAGCGGTCAACACAATCAACGGCAACATCAACAACGTATCCTATATCGCATACGCAGCACTAGCTGTAGCAATAATTCTGGGTCTCATAGCTATATTTATGGGCCGACGGAAGCCTAGCTAGAGACCCTCCCCTGTTTTTCTCTACACGAACAGCAAAGTAAGCATCCCGGCCTCGACGAATAGCAGAACTCCAGTTACAGCGTAGGTGGCTGCACTCACTCCGATTTTCCGGCGCTCCTCCGCCGTCTGCTCTTCGGGCTTTTCGGCTACGCTGCCCCTGAATATCATCTTGAACTGACGGGTGACAATCCTGATCGAGCCCGTGGTCGAGAGGTCCATCGCACCTCCGATCAGCATGAGGGCGACCGACTCCAACAGGACCACGAACCCGAAGGCAGGTAAAAGGTCCGCCCCTAGGATGAACAGGGCGCCCAGGGCAATTCCGGCGGCTATCGCGTTGAAAACCACTAATTCGAGGGCCGAGTCTCGCCCCACTTTGACTGCCCAGTGCAACCTGTCCTCTGAAGCCGTCCAACACTTATAAAACGTTCACGGGGCCGCGGTCAAGGTAAGTTGCAGAAGAGACGGAAGCGGCCGAGGAGTGCGCTGAAGCGTTCCTTCTTGGTTACGTTCACGATCCTGATTATTCTACTCATCGGAGCCTACGCCTACGTCTATGAGAACTCAATACCGGTGAAACACATCCCTCCTTCCGTCCCGCCCTACGAGGCGGTCTGGGCGAAGTATGTGCCCAACGATGTGATCCTTTTCAGCTTCCAGAACTTCACCTCCATCCACCAGCTCAACTCGTCCCTCCCCTTTTTCAGCACAATCCTGCATCTTACTAACCCCAAGGTGACGCTGTCCACCAGGAACGTGAACCTCTTCGTCGCCATGGAGTTCAGCGTCCCCAACGCGTCGGTCGACATCGCCTTCCTCAGCCCATCGTCATTCGCTTCGGTCCAGGAGAACTTCTCGAGCATTACGAGCTACGGCACTCTGGTGGGCAACGACACCTTGTATAATGTCCTCGACACTGCCACAGGCAAGCCCGTCCTCGGCTGGCTAGCGCTAATCCCTGGCGATCGCGCCGTTGGGTTCGCACCCGGTTCGGGAGAGGCACTGACGGCGATGACTGACGCAGTGCGGGTCCCCACCGAGAACAACGCTTCGGTCATCGGGCTTCCAGACATCAGGCAGATGCTTTACGTTGCCGGGGGGGCCGGTGGGCACATCGGCCTGGGCGTCGCCAGCTTCTCAGGGGTGATATCCACCTCCTCCAAGACCATGACTGTGGTCGACGGGGCAGGGCCCCGACTGAACGTCTCAAGGATCGTCGAATTCCCCGACTACCCCACCGCCCGCGGCCAGTTCTCGACCGTCATGCATACTTACAAGGCAGCCACGAACTTCATAGTGTTCGACGCCTTCGTGAGAGCGTCCCAGCTCGACCCCATGAGCAAGCTAGGCGGGGACTACAGGCTCGTACAGTAGGCTCTGGAAACCCATATAAGACGCAGTTGAGTATTGTGATGTTCATATCATATGAGTACAAGGTCGGCCCTTGCGAGCGCTGAATTCGTCAACAACAGCAAGGTACGCCTCGGTCTTCTCGTAGGCCTGATAACGGGACCCAAGTCGACCAGCCAGCTTGCGACCCTGGAGAAGAAGCACGTGAGCCACGTCAGCAGGGCGCTCACAGAGCTGAAGGCGAGAGGAATCGTGGAGCCGATTCCGAGGGGAACACGCGAGACGTTCTACAGGCTCACCACACAAGGATACGTCATTTACACAGTACTCTCCAGGTCTAGATAACCTGGCTGGGCGGTCGCTTATATCTCAAAGGATAGGTTTCCTCTCCCATTGGACCTTGTCGCAGAGCTCGTCCGAGTTGCGGGCCCCAAACGAGGACAGTCCATCCTAGAGTCGACTGCCGAAGAAATGGGGGTCAGGTCAGACTCTGGAGACCGGGCGCTCGTCGCCCTCGCGCTCTGCCAATCGGGCTGGAGGCCCGAGGACGTCGCCAAGCATCTTTCCTGGAAGGAGTTCGAAGCATTCTGCTCGAAGCTGTTCCGGGCCTCCGGATACGAGGTCACCGAGAACGTCGTCCTGATACGGCCTCGAGTTCAGATAGATATGGTGGCCCGGGGCCGGTCCCACCTCCTGAGCGTGGACTGCAAGCACTGGAAGCGCTCCCACTCTCCCTCCGTCCTCATGAGATTCGCGAGAGACCAACTGAGGCGCAGCGACCTCCTCAGGAAGAGGATAGCAGACCCGAACCCCATCGTATCAGTGATACTAAGCTTCTCGGAGCCTTCGGGGAGCTTCGCGGAGGGGGTCGCCGTGGTGCCGCTGGGAGCGCTGAGGAGCTTCTTGGACTCAGTCGAGTCCTACTCCGAGTTCCTCTCGCTCCGTTGAGCTCGTCTCACGGGCAGTAGTTATAAGACCGCCGAGGCCCGGACCTCGTCGTGGTCAAGGTCGTCCTCTGTGGGATGGGCGCCATTGGCACTGAGATTCTGAGGTACCTGCTGGAGCGGTCGCACACGGTCGTGGGGGTGGTAGACAGCGACCCGGAGAAGGTCGGGAGGACGATTGCGGAGCTGACCGGGCTCCCCCTAGGGACCCGGGTGGTGGCTTCGCTGCGCGACCTCCAGCTCGACGGCGCGGATGCGGTGGTCTTCTCGACAAAGTCCCGTGTCGCTGAAATGGTCGACGACGTCAACTACGCAGCGTCTGCGGGACTGGACGTGGTGACGACCTCCGAGGAGATGGCCTACCCAGAGTTCTCGGGGAAGGAGAGAGTCGCTGCCCTCGACGCATTGGCCAAGGAGAAGGGCGTCTCAGTGGTCGGAGTCGGGGTCAACCCTGGCTTCGTCATGGACTGGGTGCCCGCTGTGGTTGCGTCGGCTTCCAAGAACCCTACGAGCATACACGTCGTCAGGTCGGTCGATGTCAGCATGAGGCGACGCCAGCTGCAGGCCAAGACCGGGGTCGGCTTCACCAAGGCGAGGTTCGACAAGGACCTGCAGGAGGGCATCCTCGGTCACGTCGGGTTGATCGAGTCGGCCCACCTCATCGCGCTCTCTCTCGGCAAGGAGCTCCTAGGTCTCAAGCAGGGCATCTTTCCCGTGCTAGGTTCGGAGGAATATGTGATGGGGGTCAGGCAGTTCGCCGAGGGGATGGCCGGAAACTGCCTTGTGCGGCTCGACCTCGAAATGTCGCTGACATCGGCAGACTTCGACGTGGTCGAGGTCAAGGGGGAGCCGAGCCTCAAGCTCAGGTTCGAGAAGGGGGTATTCGGCGATTCCGCGACCGTGGCGCTGGTGGTCCACGCGCTCGAGAGGGTCGGGGGAGCGAGGCCTGGCCTGCTGACTGTGCTCGACCTTCCCCTTCGGCCTGCTTGAATGGCCCCTCAGTCTAATGCCTTCCGGTCATATTTGACCTTCCCGTAACTCTGTTACGTCACAGGGGCCGTGGGAGTCGCAGGCCTGGTCGGTATTAAGCTACCCTTGCGTGCTGTCGATAAGGTTCAGGCCAGTCTCGTCATCGAACCTCCTCAGAGCGGTGTTCTCAGTAGGAGTGATCACAACCTCGAGCAGGGGGAAGACAATGGCAGACATGACGTGGCCGCCGAGGACGCTCATGTCCTTCCTTCCAAACGTCCCGTGGGCGTGAAGGAAGGGCTTTCCGTCCTTGAGCGTAATATTCCCGAGGATCCCGGTGACCTCCAAGAACTCGTCATACTGATGCTCCTCGTATTCCTTCTCCTTGTGATTGAAGTAGGCGAGCCTGAGCTTCTTGACCCCTCCGATCGCTTCGACCCTGGCGGTGGAGATCTTCTCCTTCACAGCTATCCTTAGTACATCGTCTGGCAGGGTAGAACCCGCCGGCAGGTTGTAGATTCTCGCCACGCCACGGAGGGGTCGCCACAGGTTAAAAGCGTGGAAGCAGGGTCACGGGCCGATTCGCTTGCGCCTCCACCTGAACAAGCCGGGAATCAGGGCGCTCGGAGTCGCCGAGAGCTTCAAGCAGGGCCAGAAGAGGTCGGTGATCGCTGGGGTCGTAATGAGGAGCGACCTGATCGTCGACGGCCTCGCCTTCGGCCACACGTCGGTGGGCGGGGACGATGCGACTGCGGCAATCGCCTCCCTTTTTCGACGGTTCAGGCGAAACGACATCAACCTCATCATGGTCTCCGGCGCAATCCTAAGTCTGTACAACATAATCGACGTAGACGAGCTGTCAGCCAAGACCAAGTTGCCGGTCATCTGTCTGACCTACAAGGAGACGTCCGGGATCGAGGGCTCCATCCGGAAGCACTTTCCTGAGCGAGCCGAGGAGAAGCTCGAGGCCTACAGGCGCCTAGGGAGACGAACGGGATTCAACCTCGCGTCCGGCCATCGCGTCTTCGCAAGGCTGTCCGGCCTTGACAGGGGCGAAGCAAGGTCCACCATCGACAGGTTCACCAGGCAGGGCTCCATTCCAGAGCCAGTCAGGGTCGCGAGGCTGCTCGCGAGGGCGGTCCTCGTCAGATGATCTTCACGCCGGGGTTCAGCATATGCTTCGGGTCGAAGAGGGACCGGACCTCCTGCATGATCGGGAACGTCCGGGGATACTGCCTCTGGACGTAGGGGGCTCTGAGCATCCCGTCGCCGTGCTCTCCGGTCATCGAGCCCCCCATCTTCCACACGGCTTCGAAGCTCTCTTCCATGATCTCCTCGAGGATTCGTCTCTCGCGGGACGAATCGGGGTCAAGCAGCGGGCGCGCGTGCAGGTTGGCGTCAGCGGCATGGCCGTAGATCATGTGCGACAGCCCACGCGACTCGAACTGGTACACGAGCAACCTCACGAGGTCTGCCAACCTCCCCGGGGGCACCACCAAGTCCTCCACCCCTGGGAGGAGGATCCTGCTCCCCTCCTTCACATCCATGGCAAGCTTCAGGGTCTCATTCCGGACTCCCCAGGCATCGGCCACCTCGGAAGCGCTTGTGATCACCAACGGCTCGTAGCCTCCCGCCGCTGACCCGGCAGCATCTTCGAGGCCTGCCTGCACT
This sequence is a window from Nitrososphaerota archaeon. Protein-coding genes within it:
- a CDS encoding restriction endonuclease — its product is MDLVAELVRVAGPKRGQSILESTAEEMGVRSDSGDRALVALALCQSGWRPEDVAKHLSWKEFEAFCSKLFRASGYEVTENVVLIRPRVQIDMVARGRSHLLSVDCKHWKRSHSPSVLMRFARDQLRRSDLLRKRIADPNPIVSVILSFSEPSGSFAEGVAVVPLGALRSFLDSVESYSEFLSLR
- a CDS encoding NAD-binding protein, which produces MVKVVLCGMGAIGTEILRYLLERSHTVVGVVDSDPEKVGRTIAELTGLPLGTRVVASLRDLQLDGADAVVFSTKSRVAEMVDDVNYAASAGLDVVTTSEEMAYPEFSGKERVAALDALAKEKGVSVVGVGVNPGFVMDWVPAVVASASKNPTSIHVVRSVDVSMRRRQLQAKTGVGFTKARFDKDLQEGILGHVGLIESAHLIALSLGKELLGLKQGIFPVLGSEEYVMGVRQFAEGMAGNCLVRLDLEMSLTSADFDVVEVKGEPSLKLRFEKGVFGDSATVALVVHALERVGGARPGLLTVLDLPLRPA
- a CDS encoding DUF296 domain-containing protein; this encodes MARIYNLPAGSTLPDDVLRIAVKEKISTARVEAIGGVKKLRLAYFNHKEKEYEEHQYDEFLEVTGILGNITLKDGKPFLHAHGTFGRKDMSVLGGHVMSAIVFPLLEVVITPTENTALRRFDDETGLNLIDSTQG
- a CDS encoding DUF99 family protein produces the protein MRLHLNKPGIRALGVAESFKQGQKRSVIAGVVMRSDLIVDGLAFGHTSVGGDDATAAIASLFRRFRRNDINLIMVSGAILSLYNIIDVDELSAKTKLPVICLTYKETSGIEGSIRKHFPERAEEKLEAYRRLGRRTGFNLASGHRVFARLSGLDRGEARSTIDRFTRQGSIPEPVRVARLLARAVLVR